The nucleotide sequence GGCAAAGCCAATCGCCAAGGCCGAGATCGCCCACAAAAAAATCAGTTCCAACATATTGGTCTTCCTTCGGGGTGTTGTTGCACGTTCAAGAGATGGATCGTTGCCACCTCCTTATATTAGATTTTTATAATATAGTGAACAGGGGCCGGATGCAAGGCCAATCGGAGTTATGCGTCATGAAAGGCTGAAACGATCAATTGGCCCGGCCGTCGGCGCCAATGACATGCTGGATGCTTGAAGGAATGTTCTGGGCATCGCGAAAATCGGTTTGCTCGAACAGCGCATTGCCGAAATCGACATCCCGTAAGTTAGCACCGACGAATTCGGTCTCGATCAGACGCGCGCCACGCAGCACCGTACCGCTGAGGTCGCTTCCGGAAAACTTGACCTCTTCGGCGCTGGCTGCGGTCATTTGCATATTGCGCAAATTCGACCAGCGGAAATCGGAACCGAGTATATACCCACCCAACATGTTCACCCCGGAAAAGTCGCTGTATTGAAAGCTGGCTTCTTCCATGATGATGTCTTTCATGAACGCGCCCGCAAAATTTGCCTTGTCGGCTTTGACATAGTTCAAGTCCGTGCCGAACTGGAACGATCCACTTAAATCCGCACCACTCAAGGTGGCGTAGTCAAAGCGCGTATGGAATAGGTCGGCTTGTCGCAAGTCACTGGCAACAAAGGATGATTCGGAAAGGTCAGACCACTTGAGGTCCGTTTTATGCAGCTTTGCACCATCAAACACACAGCGTCGACATTTGAAATTCATCATGTTGACGCCGGAAAAATCGGAATGGGAAAAATCAGCACCGTCAAAGATTTTACCGAAAAAATCGCACGCGGTGTAATCCGTATTGGGGCGTGGCGTATCGCAGATCGCATCCGCCTTCGCGGATGTGCTCCAGGCGCCCAAGGCACACATAAGACCGGCAACAAAGCATAGCGAACGCGTCGTCATATCGCCTCCCTGCCCACGGCTCATCATAGCCGTGATTGACGGCAAAGGGAACGCTCAGCCGTGGGCTGACTTTTTACGGCGATGCTGGTTCAAAGCAATTTCATCGAGCATGATCTGCTCACGGCGGCTTTGCTCGCGTTCATAGCGGCGCTGACGGTTGCTTTCCACGGTCTCGTACTTTTTGAGCTCTTGGTAGGCGTCCGACAACTCGTCTTGGGCGTGTCCTATGACGAATTCCATCTGGTCGATGGAATCTTGCAAATTTTCACGCCGTTGAATGACTTGCTGGGCAAATGCACCGTAGGTCGATCCCGCCAAGGTCGGATCGGCGGCGGCGATTTTTTGCTGTTCGATCAAATCGGCTTCGAGTTGCTTCATCTGATCTTCTAATTCGCCTTGCAACCGCAACAGCTCTCCCAGCTTACGGCGCTTCTCATCGACATTCCATTCATGCAGTCGGATCAGGTTTTTAATATTCGCAGCCAAGTTTCAAACCCTCAATTTTGCTTTTTGTACCGTTGGCCGTCGTTGCGGCTTTGGTGATTGGTCACTGTGTGGTCGTCGAAATGTTGACGCGCGGCATTTCCGGCATCAGTCCTGTGTTTAATCCGGGTGCCAATCCTGGTTGGGCGGGTTGGCCCGGTTGAGGGGGCTGGCCCGGTTGCCCAGGCTGGGCGCTTTGATCTTGTGGGGCATCGGCGGAAGTACCGGGCGCAGGCATATTCAACAGCGCCGC is from Magnetovibrio sp. and encodes:
- a CDS encoding pentapeptide repeat-containing protein; protein product: MTTRSLCFVAGLMCALGAWSTSAKADAICDTPRPNTDYTACDFFGKIFDGADFSHSDFSGVNMMNFKCRRCVFDGAKLHKTDLKWSDLSESSFVASDLRQADLFHTRFDYATLSGADLSGSFQFGTDLNYVKADKANFAGAFMKDIIMEEASFQYSDFSGVNMLGGYILGSDFRWSNLRNMQMTAASAEEVKFSGSDLSGTVLRGARLIETEFVGANLRDVDFGNALFEQTDFRDAQNIPSSIQHVIGADGRAN
- the fliJ gene encoding flagellar export protein FliJ, whose product is MAANIKNLIRLHEWNVDEKRRKLGELLRLQGELEDQMKQLEADLIEQQKIAAADPTLAGSTYGAFAQQVIQRRENLQDSIDQMEFVIGHAQDELSDAYQELKKYETVESNRQRRYEREQSRREQIMLDEIALNQHRRKKSAHG